A stretch of the Malus sylvestris chromosome 10, drMalSylv7.2, whole genome shotgun sequence genome encodes the following:
- the LOC126587992 gene encoding ABC transporter B family member 9-like isoform X2 → MEGGRGGGEGNAEVNNNNGSQEKADQKKQKVAFYKLFSFADRLDVALMIVGTISAVGNGLSKPLMTLVFGNLINTFGCTDPGHIVPMISKVSLKFVYLAIGTGAAALLQVACWMVTGERQAARIRGKYMKAILRQDIGFFDTETSTGEIIGRMSGDTILIQEAMGEMVGKFIQLCSTFLGGFVIAFVKGWRLTVVLLATIPAIVIAGAVMATIMSRMSSRGQSAYAEAGSIVEQTVGSIRTVASFTGEKQAIEQYNQKLKVAYNTMVQQGLVTGIGLGIFMLVIFCSYALAVWYGSKMIIKHGYNGGQVINVIFALMTGGMSLGQASPSLNAFASGKAAAYKMFETISRNPTIDPYDTSGIVLQDVKGDVELKDVYFRYPARPHVQIFAEFSLYVPSGTTTALVGQSGSGKSTVIGLVERFYDPEAGEVLIDGVDLKKLQLKAIREKIGLVSQEPNLFTTTIRENIKYGKDDATDGEIRKATELANAAKFIDKLPQGIDTMVGEHGTSLSGGQKQRIAIARAILKNPRILLLDEATSALDAESEKIVQDALVNLMSNRTTIVVAHRLTTIRNADCIAVVHRGKLVEKGTHDELARDPEGAYSQLIHLQEGSKVDNGAQTSDPNRVDTSLDIHRTMLSSGSRRLSMRRSISRGSSGGRHSFTVGFGIPGPIDVQENEVGHEDDHDRPKVDPEKRNTVSIRRLAALNKPEVPVLLLGAIAAAGHGVLFPIFGLLLSKAIGMFYEPPNELRHNSRKWALVYVGLGCAGLLVVPVQNFFFGVAGGKLVERIRALSFQKVVHQQVSWFDDPANSSGAIGARLSTDASTIKSLVGDALALIVQNIATIMAGLVIGFTANWKLMLVVLAFSPLILLQGTLQAKFLKGFSADAKIMYEEASQVANDAIGSIRTVASFCSEKKVMEAYEKKCEGPLKQGVRLGVVSGSGFGFSFFLMFCTNALIFYIGAVLVKHGQATFEQVFKVFFAITITAMGVSQATSMAPDSNKAKDSAASIFRILDSKPKIDSSSDEGIALSLLIGEIELDHVSFKYPTRPDVQIFRDICLKMPSGKTVALVGESGSGKSTVIGLIERFYDPDLGRVLLDGVEIQKFKLNWLRQQIGLVGQEPVLFNESIRANIAYGKPGDVTEEEIIAATTAANVHNVISSLPQGYDTSVGERGVQLSGGQKQRIAIARAILKDPKILLLDEATSALDAESERKVQDALDRVMVNRTTVVVAHRLSTIKGADIIAVVKNGVIAEKGSHDFLMKITDGAYASLVALHSSSNT, encoded by the exons ATggaaggaggaagaggaggaggggaaGGCAACGCAGaagttaataataataatgggtCACAAGAGAAAGCAGATCAAAAAAAGCAGAAAGTCGCCTTCTATAAGCTCTTCTCGTTTGCAGACCGTTTGGACGTTGCGTTGATGATCGTTGGAACGATATCTGCGGTGGGGAATGGACTGTCGAAGCCGCTCATGACTCTTGTGTTTGGTAATCTTATTAACACCTTCGGTTGCACCGATCCTGGTCACATCGTTCCCATGATATCTAAG GTGTCTCTAAAGTTTGTGTACTTGGCCATTGGCACTGGAGCTGCAGCACTTCTAC AGGTGGCATGTTGGATGGTAACAGGAGAAAGGCAGGCTGCTAGAATTAGAGGCAAGTACATGAAGGCAATTCTAAGGCAGGACATTGGCTTCTTTGACACTGAAACTAGCACTGGAGAGATCATTGGCAGGATGTCTGGGGACACCATTCTTATTCAAGAAGCCATGGGGGAAATG GTGGGGAAGTTTATACAACTTTGTTCTACTTTTCTTGGTGGGTTTGTGATTGCTTTTGTCAAGGGGTGGCGGCTCACTGTTGTATTGCTGGCCACCATTCCTGCCATTGTCATTGCTGGGGCAGTAATGGCTACTATCATGTCGAGAATGTCGTCCCGCGGACAGTCTGCTTATGCAGAAGCTGGCAGTATAGTAGAACAAACAGTTGGTTCCATTAGAACA GTTGCATCTTTCACTGGGGAGAAGCAAGCAATTGAACAGTACAACCAGAAGCTAAAAGTTGCTTACAATACTATGGTTCAACAAGGGTTAGTCACAGGGATTGGACTCGGAATATTTATGCTTGTCATCTTCTGCTCATACGCGCTTGCGGTATGGTATGGATCCAAAATGATCATCAAACATGGATATAATGGAGGCCAAGTTATCAATGTTATATTTGCACTCATGACTGGTGGAAT GTCACTTGGTCAGGCATCACCGTCTTTGAATGCATTCGCATCAGGGAAGGCTGCTGCATATAAAATGTTTGAGACCATCAGCCGAAATCCAACTATCGATCCCTACGATACAAGTGGAATTGTATTGCAAGATGTTAAAGGTGATGTCGAACTCAAAGACGTGTATTTCAGGTACCCTGCCAGACCACACGTGCAGATCTTTGCTGAGTTCTCATTATATGTTCCAAGTGGCACAACCACTGCCTTGGTTGGGCAGAGTGGAAGCGGGAAGTCGACGGTGATCGGGCTAGTAGAAAGGTTTTATGATCCAGAAGCCGGTGAAGTACTTATAGATGGCGTGGACTTGAAGAAGTTGCAGCTTAAAGCGATAAGGGAGAAGATCGGGCTGGTTAGTCAGGAACCGAATCTCTTTACAACAACTATAAGGGAGAACATAAAATATGGGAAGGATGATGCAACAGATGGGGAGATTAGAAAAGCAACTGAGCTCGCAAATGCAGCAAAATTCATTGATAAGCTACCCCAG GGGATCGACACAATGGTAGGTGAGCATGGGACATCTCTATCTGGTGGACAAAAGCAAAGAATTGCAATTGCAAGAGCCATTCTGAAGAACCCGAGAATTCTTCTTCTTGATGAAGCAACAAGCGCTCTGGATGCTGAGTCCGAAAAGATTGTTCAAGATGCACTGGTGAACTTGATGTCAAATCGCACAACCATAGTTGTTGCGCATCGCTTAACAACTATTAGGAATGCTGACTGCATTGCAGTGGTGCACAGAGGAAAACTTGTGGAAAAAG GGACTCATGATGAGTTGGCCAGAGATCCGGAAGGGGCTTATAGCCAACTAATCCACCTGCAAGAAGGATCGAAAGTGGACAACGGAGCACAAACCTCTGATCCGAATAGAGTGGATACCAGCTTAGATATACATAGGACTATGCTCAGCTCTGGGAGCCGGAGATTATCAATGAGAAGGTCTATAAGTAGAGGCTCATCAGGTGGCCGGCACTCATTCACTGTTGGCTTTGGCATTCCCGGTCCAATTGATGTCCAAGAGAATGAAGTAGGACACGAGGACGATCATGACAGACCTAAGGTTGATCCCGAAAAGCGCAACACAGTTTCAATCCGAAGGCTGGCCGCCCTTAACAAACCCGAGGTTCCAGTTTTGCTTCTAGGAGCCATTGCTGCAGCAGGGCATGGAGTACTTTTCCCTATCTTTGGCTTACTACTCTCGAAAGCCATTGGAATGTTCTACGAACCGCCCAATGAGCTAAGGCACAATTCTAGAAAATGGGCGTTAGTTTATGTAGGTTTAGGTTGTGCTGGTCTGTTGGTGGTTCCTGTGCAGAATTTCTTCTTTGGAGTTGCAGGTGGGAAATTAGTGGAGCGAATTCGTGCCTTGTCATTCCAGAAGGTTGTGCACCAGCAAGTCAGTTGGTTTGATGACCCTGCAAATTCAAG TGGTGCCATTGGCGCAAGGTTATCTACGGATGCTTCAACCATTAAGAGTCTTGTTGGTGACGCCTTAGCGTTGATTGTGCAGAATATAGCAACAATCATGGCAGGGCTGGTTATAGGTTTCACAGCTAACTGGAAACTGATGCTGGTAGTTTTAGCCTTTTCGCCGTTGATTCTTCTGCAAGGAACACTTCAGGCAAAATTTCTTAAAGGGTTTAGTGCAGATGCCAAG ATTATGTACGAAGAAGCCAGTCAAGTGGCAAACGATGCGATTGGTAGCATCCGAACGGTTGCATCATTTTGTTCTGAGAAGAAGGTGATGGAGGCATACGAGAAGAAGTGTGAGGGTCCGTTGAAGCAAGGAGTACGGTTAGGAGTAGTAAGTGGTTCAGGTTTTGGCTTTTCATTCTTCTTAATGTTCTGCACAAATGCGTTGATATTCTATATTGGAGCTGTTCTTGTGAAACATGGTCAAGCTACATTTGAACAAGTATTCAAG GTTTTCTTTGCTATAACAATCACTGCAATGGGGGTCTCACAAGCTACTAGCATGGCTCCTGACTCCAACAAAGCCAAGGACTCAGCAGCTTCGATATTTCGAATTCTCGACAGCAAGCCTAAGATTGACTCGAGCAGTGATGAAGGCATAGCGTTATCACTTTTAATTGGAGAAATCGAGCTTGATCATGTCAGCTTTAAGTATCCTACACGTCCGGATGTGCAGATATTCAGAGACATTTGTTTGAAGATGCCCTCCGGAAAG ACTGTTGCTTTGGTTGGAGAGAGTGGCAGCGGGAAGTCAACGGTAATAGGCCTCATAGAGAGATTTTACGATCCTGATTTAGGTCGCGTGCTACTAGACGGAGTAGAAATCCAAAAGTTCAAGCTAAACTGGCTGAGGCAGCAGATAGGGTTGGTTGGTCAAGAACCAGTTCTCTTCAACGAATCCATTCGTGCCAACATTGCATACGGCAAGCCAGGAGATGTTACCGAGGAAGAGATCATAGCAGCGACAACAGCAGCTAACGTGCACAATGTCATATCTTCATTGCCTCAAGGCTACGACACCTCAGTAGGTGAACGAGGGGTTCAGCTATCAGGAGGTCAGAAGCAAAGAATCGCCATTGCGAGGGCTATACTCAAGGACCCAAAAATCCTTCTACTTGATGAAGCTACAAGTGCACTGGATGCAGAGTCCGAACGCAAAGTGCAAGACGCATTGGACAGGGTTATGGTGAACAGAACAACAGTTGTAGTTGCGCACCGTCTTAGCACGATAAAAGGAGCAGACATAATTGCAGTGGTGAAGAATGGCGTGATTGCGGAGAAGGGAAGCCATGATTTCCTAATGAAGATCACTGACGGGGCTTATGCTTCTTTGGTGGCACTTCATTCCAGCTCAAACACATAA
- the LOC126587992 gene encoding ABC transporter B family member 9-like isoform X1 yields MEGGRGGGEGNAEVNNNNGSQEKADQKKQKVAFYKLFSFADRLDVALMIVGTISAVGNGLSKPLMTLVFGNLINTFGCTDPGHIVPMISKVSLKFVYLAIGTGAAALLQVACWMVTGERQAARIRGKYMKAILRQDIGFFDTETSTGEIIGRMSGDTILIQEAMGEMVGKFIQLCSTFLGGFVIAFVKGWRLTVVLLATIPAIVIAGAVMATIMSRMSSRGQSAYAEAGSIVEQTVGSIRTVASFTGEKQAIEQYNQKLKVAYNTMVQQGLVTGIGLGIFMLVIFCSYALAVWYGSKMIIKHGYNGGQVINVIFALMTGGMSLGQASPSLNAFASGKAAAYKMFETISRNPTIDPYDTSGIVLQDVKGDVELKDVYFRYPARPHVQIFAEFSLYVPSGTTTALVGQSGSGKSTVIGLVERFYDPEAGEVLIDGVDLKKLQLKAIREKIGLVSQEPNLFTTTIRENIKYGKDDATDGEIRKATELANAAKFIDKLPQGIDTMVGEHGTSLSGGQKQRIAIARAILKNPRILLLDEATSALDAESEKIVQDALVNLMSNRTTIVVAHRLTTIRNADCIAVVHRGKLVEKGTHDELARDPEGAYSQLIHLQEGSKVDNGAQTSDPNRVDTSLDIHRTMLSSGSRRLSMRRSISRGSSGGRHSFTVGFGIPGPIDVQENEVGHEDDHDRPKVDPEKRNTVSIRRLAALNKPEVPVLLLGAIAAAGHGVLFPIFGLLLSKAIGMFYEPPNELRHNSRKWALVYVGLGCAGLLVVPVQNFFFGVAGGKLVERIRALSFQKVVHQQVSWFDDPANSSGAIGARLSTDASTIKSLVGDALALIVQNIATIMAGLVIGFTANWKLMLVVLAFSPLILLQGTLQAKFLKGFSADAKIMYEEASQVANDAIGSIRTVASFCSEKKVMEAYEKKCEGPLKQGVRLGVVSGSGFGFSFFLMFCTNALIFYIGAVLVKHGQATFEQVFKVRFCCSCSLNYSLTSSTKCFYSNSNKSFFSQVFFAITITAMGVSQATSMAPDSNKAKDSAASIFRILDSKPKIDSSSDEGIALSLLIGEIELDHVSFKYPTRPDVQIFRDICLKMPSGKTVALVGESGSGKSTVIGLIERFYDPDLGRVLLDGVEIQKFKLNWLRQQIGLVGQEPVLFNESIRANIAYGKPGDVTEEEIIAATTAANVHNVISSLPQGYDTSVGERGVQLSGGQKQRIAIARAILKDPKILLLDEATSALDAESERKVQDALDRVMVNRTTVVVAHRLSTIKGADIIAVVKNGVIAEKGSHDFLMKITDGAYASLVALHSSSNT; encoded by the exons ATggaaggaggaagaggaggaggggaaGGCAACGCAGaagttaataataataatgggtCACAAGAGAAAGCAGATCAAAAAAAGCAGAAAGTCGCCTTCTATAAGCTCTTCTCGTTTGCAGACCGTTTGGACGTTGCGTTGATGATCGTTGGAACGATATCTGCGGTGGGGAATGGACTGTCGAAGCCGCTCATGACTCTTGTGTTTGGTAATCTTATTAACACCTTCGGTTGCACCGATCCTGGTCACATCGTTCCCATGATATCTAAG GTGTCTCTAAAGTTTGTGTACTTGGCCATTGGCACTGGAGCTGCAGCACTTCTAC AGGTGGCATGTTGGATGGTAACAGGAGAAAGGCAGGCTGCTAGAATTAGAGGCAAGTACATGAAGGCAATTCTAAGGCAGGACATTGGCTTCTTTGACACTGAAACTAGCACTGGAGAGATCATTGGCAGGATGTCTGGGGACACCATTCTTATTCAAGAAGCCATGGGGGAAATG GTGGGGAAGTTTATACAACTTTGTTCTACTTTTCTTGGTGGGTTTGTGATTGCTTTTGTCAAGGGGTGGCGGCTCACTGTTGTATTGCTGGCCACCATTCCTGCCATTGTCATTGCTGGGGCAGTAATGGCTACTATCATGTCGAGAATGTCGTCCCGCGGACAGTCTGCTTATGCAGAAGCTGGCAGTATAGTAGAACAAACAGTTGGTTCCATTAGAACA GTTGCATCTTTCACTGGGGAGAAGCAAGCAATTGAACAGTACAACCAGAAGCTAAAAGTTGCTTACAATACTATGGTTCAACAAGGGTTAGTCACAGGGATTGGACTCGGAATATTTATGCTTGTCATCTTCTGCTCATACGCGCTTGCGGTATGGTATGGATCCAAAATGATCATCAAACATGGATATAATGGAGGCCAAGTTATCAATGTTATATTTGCACTCATGACTGGTGGAAT GTCACTTGGTCAGGCATCACCGTCTTTGAATGCATTCGCATCAGGGAAGGCTGCTGCATATAAAATGTTTGAGACCATCAGCCGAAATCCAACTATCGATCCCTACGATACAAGTGGAATTGTATTGCAAGATGTTAAAGGTGATGTCGAACTCAAAGACGTGTATTTCAGGTACCCTGCCAGACCACACGTGCAGATCTTTGCTGAGTTCTCATTATATGTTCCAAGTGGCACAACCACTGCCTTGGTTGGGCAGAGTGGAAGCGGGAAGTCGACGGTGATCGGGCTAGTAGAAAGGTTTTATGATCCAGAAGCCGGTGAAGTACTTATAGATGGCGTGGACTTGAAGAAGTTGCAGCTTAAAGCGATAAGGGAGAAGATCGGGCTGGTTAGTCAGGAACCGAATCTCTTTACAACAACTATAAGGGAGAACATAAAATATGGGAAGGATGATGCAACAGATGGGGAGATTAGAAAAGCAACTGAGCTCGCAAATGCAGCAAAATTCATTGATAAGCTACCCCAG GGGATCGACACAATGGTAGGTGAGCATGGGACATCTCTATCTGGTGGACAAAAGCAAAGAATTGCAATTGCAAGAGCCATTCTGAAGAACCCGAGAATTCTTCTTCTTGATGAAGCAACAAGCGCTCTGGATGCTGAGTCCGAAAAGATTGTTCAAGATGCACTGGTGAACTTGATGTCAAATCGCACAACCATAGTTGTTGCGCATCGCTTAACAACTATTAGGAATGCTGACTGCATTGCAGTGGTGCACAGAGGAAAACTTGTGGAAAAAG GGACTCATGATGAGTTGGCCAGAGATCCGGAAGGGGCTTATAGCCAACTAATCCACCTGCAAGAAGGATCGAAAGTGGACAACGGAGCACAAACCTCTGATCCGAATAGAGTGGATACCAGCTTAGATATACATAGGACTATGCTCAGCTCTGGGAGCCGGAGATTATCAATGAGAAGGTCTATAAGTAGAGGCTCATCAGGTGGCCGGCACTCATTCACTGTTGGCTTTGGCATTCCCGGTCCAATTGATGTCCAAGAGAATGAAGTAGGACACGAGGACGATCATGACAGACCTAAGGTTGATCCCGAAAAGCGCAACACAGTTTCAATCCGAAGGCTGGCCGCCCTTAACAAACCCGAGGTTCCAGTTTTGCTTCTAGGAGCCATTGCTGCAGCAGGGCATGGAGTACTTTTCCCTATCTTTGGCTTACTACTCTCGAAAGCCATTGGAATGTTCTACGAACCGCCCAATGAGCTAAGGCACAATTCTAGAAAATGGGCGTTAGTTTATGTAGGTTTAGGTTGTGCTGGTCTGTTGGTGGTTCCTGTGCAGAATTTCTTCTTTGGAGTTGCAGGTGGGAAATTAGTGGAGCGAATTCGTGCCTTGTCATTCCAGAAGGTTGTGCACCAGCAAGTCAGTTGGTTTGATGACCCTGCAAATTCAAG TGGTGCCATTGGCGCAAGGTTATCTACGGATGCTTCAACCATTAAGAGTCTTGTTGGTGACGCCTTAGCGTTGATTGTGCAGAATATAGCAACAATCATGGCAGGGCTGGTTATAGGTTTCACAGCTAACTGGAAACTGATGCTGGTAGTTTTAGCCTTTTCGCCGTTGATTCTTCTGCAAGGAACACTTCAGGCAAAATTTCTTAAAGGGTTTAGTGCAGATGCCAAG ATTATGTACGAAGAAGCCAGTCAAGTGGCAAACGATGCGATTGGTAGCATCCGAACGGTTGCATCATTTTGTTCTGAGAAGAAGGTGATGGAGGCATACGAGAAGAAGTGTGAGGGTCCGTTGAAGCAAGGAGTACGGTTAGGAGTAGTAAGTGGTTCAGGTTTTGGCTTTTCATTCTTCTTAATGTTCTGCACAAATGCGTTGATATTCTATATTGGAGCTGTTCTTGTGAAACATGGTCAAGCTACATTTGAACAAGTATTCAAGGTGAGATTTTGCTGTTCTTGTTCCTTAAATTACTCCTTAACTTCTTCGACAAAGTGCTTCTACTCTAACTCTAACAAATCATTTTTTTCTCAGGTTTTCTTTGCTATAACAATCACTGCAATGGGGGTCTCACAAGCTACTAGCATGGCTCCTGACTCCAACAAAGCCAAGGACTCAGCAGCTTCGATATTTCGAATTCTCGACAGCAAGCCTAAGATTGACTCGAGCAGTGATGAAGGCATAGCGTTATCACTTTTAATTGGAGAAATCGAGCTTGATCATGTCAGCTTTAAGTATCCTACACGTCCGGATGTGCAGATATTCAGAGACATTTGTTTGAAGATGCCCTCCGGAAAG ACTGTTGCTTTGGTTGGAGAGAGTGGCAGCGGGAAGTCAACGGTAATAGGCCTCATAGAGAGATTTTACGATCCTGATTTAGGTCGCGTGCTACTAGACGGAGTAGAAATCCAAAAGTTCAAGCTAAACTGGCTGAGGCAGCAGATAGGGTTGGTTGGTCAAGAACCAGTTCTCTTCAACGAATCCATTCGTGCCAACATTGCATACGGCAAGCCAGGAGATGTTACCGAGGAAGAGATCATAGCAGCGACAACAGCAGCTAACGTGCACAATGTCATATCTTCATTGCCTCAAGGCTACGACACCTCAGTAGGTGAACGAGGGGTTCAGCTATCAGGAGGTCAGAAGCAAAGAATCGCCATTGCGAGGGCTATACTCAAGGACCCAAAAATCCTTCTACTTGATGAAGCTACAAGTGCACTGGATGCAGAGTCCGAACGCAAAGTGCAAGACGCATTGGACAGGGTTATGGTGAACAGAACAACAGTTGTAGTTGCGCACCGTCTTAGCACGATAAAAGGAGCAGACATAATTGCAGTGGTGAAGAATGGCGTGATTGCGGAGAAGGGAAGCCATGATTTCCTAATGAAGATCACTGACGGGGCTTATGCTTCTTTGGTGGCACTTCATTCCAGCTCAAACACATAA